In one Modestobacter sp. L9-4 genomic region, the following are encoded:
- a CDS encoding SDR family oxidoreductase — MTGAPGVEGKVVAVTGASSGIGEAIALLLAERGAKVVLGARRADKLADLAGRIEQAGGEAVVAETDVTKREDLVGLVAAGRERWGRFDVLVSNAGAGSVGPITDLDVDGWELMVDVNVKGLLYGVAAALPVFQEQGSGHFVTVLSVAGLQISPGTAVYAATKNAGRTFSEALRQEVGDSIRVTAVSPGMVATDFTQGTKNDEARAQMEESKDEIAIDPSAIARAVAFAIEQPADVDVNEIVVRPTAED; from the coding sequence GTGACCGGGGCGCCCGGCGTCGAGGGCAAGGTCGTCGCGGTCACCGGTGCCAGCAGCGGCATCGGTGAGGCGATCGCGCTGCTGCTCGCCGAGCGCGGGGCGAAGGTCGTGCTGGGCGCCCGCCGGGCCGACAAGCTGGCCGACCTCGCCGGGCGCATCGAGCAGGCGGGCGGCGAGGCCGTCGTCGCGGAGACCGACGTGACGAAGCGGGAGGACCTGGTCGGCCTGGTCGCCGCCGGGCGGGAGAGGTGGGGCCGGTTCGACGTCCTGGTCAGCAACGCCGGCGCCGGCTCCGTCGGCCCGATCACCGATCTCGACGTCGACGGCTGGGAGCTGATGGTCGACGTCAACGTCAAGGGCCTGCTGTACGGGGTCGCGGCGGCGCTGCCGGTCTTCCAGGAGCAGGGGTCGGGGCACTTCGTGACCGTGCTGTCCGTCGCCGGGCTGCAGATCTCGCCCGGTACCGCCGTCTACGCCGCGACGAAGAACGCCGGCCGCACGTTCTCCGAGGCGCTGCGCCAGGAGGTCGGGGACAGCATCCGGGTGACGGCCGTGTCGCCGGGGATGGTCGCCACCGACTTCACCCAGGGCACCAAGAACGACGAGGCCCGCGCGCAGATGGAGGAGTCCAAGGACGAGATCGCCATCGACCCCTCGGCGATCGCCCGCGCCGTCGCGTTCGCGATCGAGCAGCCCGCGGACGTCGACGTCAACGAGATCGTCGTCCGCCCCACCGCCGAGGACTGA
- a CDS encoding AraC family transcriptional regulator gives MDPLSRVIELLTVQSAVSSRLEAGGTWALSFPGVRHVKFGAVHCGEAWLRVGPDGTEHHLAAGDCFVLTTGAGYAVASAPGLEAVDGLAVFRGAVGGRARVGSGEDVVLTGGRFVFDDRSARLLLDVLPPLVVVAADGEHAAPLRAALDLFAHETAGRRLGGSLLTELLGQVVFVEALRAAVDAGGGRVHGWLAALADDRIGAVLRLMHEDPARRWTVPELARTATMSRSAFAVRFRTLVGSPPLDHLLRLRMHAAGRDLRRGDVTVSAVGTAWGYGSDAAFSNAFKRVMGTSPSSWRAQDSPATPAPDVTDAAGVPAIGP, from the coding sequence ATGGACCCGTTGTCCCGCGTGATCGAGCTGCTGACCGTGCAGAGCGCGGTGTCGTCCCGGCTCGAGGCAGGCGGTACCTGGGCGCTGTCGTTCCCCGGCGTGCGGCACGTGAAGTTCGGCGCCGTGCACTGCGGCGAGGCCTGGCTGCGTGTGGGCCCGGACGGCACCGAGCACCACCTGGCGGCCGGCGACTGCTTCGTGCTCACCACCGGCGCGGGCTACGCGGTGGCCTCCGCACCCGGGCTGGAGGCGGTCGACGGGCTGGCGGTGTTCCGCGGTGCGGTCGGCGGCCGGGCGCGCGTCGGCAGCGGCGAGGACGTCGTCCTGACCGGTGGGCGTTTCGTGTTCGACGACCGCAGCGCACGGCTGCTGCTCGACGTGCTCCCGCCGCTGGTGGTGGTCGCCGCCGACGGCGAGCACGCGGCACCCCTGCGGGCCGCCCTCGACCTGTTCGCCCACGAGACCGCGGGCCGTCGGCTCGGGGGGTCCCTGCTCACCGAACTGCTCGGCCAGGTGGTGTTCGTCGAGGCCCTGCGTGCCGCCGTGGACGCCGGAGGCGGCCGGGTGCACGGCTGGCTGGCCGCCCTCGCCGACGACCGGATCGGCGCGGTGCTGCGGCTCATGCACGAGGACCCGGCGCGGCGCTGGACGGTGCCCGAGCTCGCCCGGACGGCGACCATGTCGCGCTCGGCCTTCGCCGTCCGGTTCCGCACGCTGGTCGGGTCGCCGCCGCTGGACCACCTGTTGCGGCTGCGCATGCACGCCGCCGGCCGCGACCTGCGCCGCGGGGACGTCACCGTCTCGGCCGTGGGCACCGCCTGGGGCTACGGGTCGGACGCCGCCTTCTCCAACGCGTTCAAGCGGGTGATGGGCACCTCGCCGAGCAGCTGGCGCGCCCAGGACTCCCCCGCCACCCCCGCACCCGACGTCACCGACGCCGCCGGAGTCCCAGCGATCGGTCCCTGA
- a CDS encoding SDR family oxidoreductase, giving the protein MTGIDGKVVAITGASSGIGEATAVLLAERGARVALGARRADHLIDVAERITRAGGEVVHVPTDVRRRADLTALVAAAEERWGRLDVLVANAGVGHIAPLDELDVDGWEEMIDVNLKGVLFGVAAALPVFRRQGSGQFVTVVSTSGLRITPDQAVYAATKNAVRTFSEGLRQEAGAALRVSTVSPGFVGTDFAAGVRNPDVREQLLAQRDRIAIPPAAIARAIAYAIEQPDDVDVNEIVVRPTAQA; this is encoded by the coding sequence ATGACAGGGATCGACGGCAAGGTCGTGGCCATCACCGGCGCCAGCAGCGGGATCGGGGAGGCGACGGCAGTGCTGCTCGCCGAGCGGGGAGCCCGCGTCGCCCTCGGTGCGCGGCGGGCCGACCACCTCATCGACGTGGCCGAGCGCATCACCCGGGCCGGCGGTGAGGTCGTGCACGTCCCCACCGACGTCCGCCGGCGGGCCGACCTCACCGCCCTGGTCGCCGCGGCCGAGGAGCGGTGGGGCCGGCTGGACGTGCTGGTCGCCAACGCCGGCGTCGGGCACATCGCACCGCTGGACGAGCTCGACGTCGACGGCTGGGAGGAGATGATCGACGTCAACCTCAAGGGCGTGCTCTTCGGCGTCGCCGCGGCGCTCCCGGTCTTCCGCCGGCAGGGGTCTGGTCAGTTCGTCACCGTGGTGTCGACCTCGGGGCTGCGGATCACCCCGGACCAGGCGGTGTACGCCGCGACGAAGAACGCCGTCCGCACCTTCTCCGAGGGTCTGCGGCAGGAGGCCGGGGCGGCGCTGCGGGTGTCGACGGTGTCCCCGGGCTTCGTCGGTACCGACTTCGCGGCGGGGGTGCGCAACCCCGACGTCCGGGAGCAGCTGCTCGCCCAGCGCGACCGGATCGCGATCCCGCCGGCGGCGATCGCCCGGGCCATCGCCTACGCGATCGAGCAGCCCGACGACGTCGACGTCAACGAGATCGTCGTCCGTCCCACCGCCCAGGCCTGA
- a CDS encoding Fpg/Nei family DNA glycosylase yields the protein MPEGHTLFRLAREQQAAFAGREVHVTSPQGRFTGQAEMLDGRVLDEVTSWGKHLFAYFGPDVVHVHLGLYGKFTSGTGLPPEPRGALRMRWEGPGEDGEGVWTDLRGATACDLITDGEVQLILDRLGPDPLRKKSDPAKAFARISRSKVSIGALLMDQAVLAGVGNVYRAEILFRQRISPFRPGRDLDAESWDRMWADLVVLLRAGVKAGRIVTTEREDRERRRGPALREDAHYVYRRQGLPCRICGTEVRTEVMVGRNLFWCPTCQAV from the coding sequence GTGCCTGAGGGCCACACCCTGTTCCGGCTGGCCCGCGAGCAGCAGGCCGCGTTCGCCGGCCGCGAGGTGCACGTCACCAGCCCGCAGGGCCGCTTCACCGGCCAGGCGGAGATGCTGGACGGCCGCGTGCTCGACGAGGTCACGTCCTGGGGCAAGCACCTGTTCGCGTACTTCGGCCCGGACGTCGTCCACGTCCACCTCGGGCTGTACGGCAAGTTCACCTCCGGCACCGGGCTGCCGCCCGAGCCCCGCGGCGCGCTGCGGATGCGCTGGGAGGGACCCGGCGAGGACGGCGAGGGCGTGTGGACCGACCTGCGCGGCGCCACCGCCTGCGACCTGATCACCGACGGCGAGGTGCAGCTGATCCTCGACCGGCTGGGCCCGGACCCGCTGCGCAAGAAGTCCGACCCGGCCAAGGCGTTCGCCCGGATCTCCCGCAGCAAGGTGTCGATCGGTGCGCTGCTGATGGACCAGGCCGTGCTCGCCGGGGTCGGCAACGTCTACCGGGCCGAGATCCTGTTCCGGCAGCGGATCAGCCCGTTCCGCCCCGGCAGGGACCTCGACGCCGAGTCCTGGGACCGGATGTGGGCCGACCTCGTCGTGCTGCTGCGGGCCGGGGTCAAGGCGGGCCGGATCGTCACCACCGAGCGCGAGGACCGGGAGCGCCGCCGCGGCCCGGCGCTGCGCGAGGACGCCCACTACGTCTACCGCCGTCAGGGCCTGCCCTGCCGGATCTGCGGCACGGAGGTCCGCACCGAGGTCATGGTCGGCCGCAACCTCTTCTGGTGCCCCACCTGCCAGGCGGTCTGA